In Helicoverpa zea isolate HzStark_Cry1AcR chromosome 3, ilHelZeax1.1, whole genome shotgun sequence, the following proteins share a genomic window:
- the LOC124645712 gene encoding uncharacterized protein LOC124645712, which produces MNHISSSNVKKISRMEPPPVDEAAEKTISDYLRSWGLETYIPKFLEESIDVETLQMLSEADLKDLVPIIGHRAKLTTQIKLLTNIMSNAFENTCTNTTPDSNNQIMLINREQ; this is translated from the exons ATGAATCATATATCATCAAGCAACGTCAAGAAGATTTCAAGAATGGAGCCGCCGCCGGTAGACGAGGCGGCAGAGAAAACGATCTCGGACTATCTGCGGTCTTGGGGATTGGAAACTTACATTCCAAAATTTTTGG AAGAATCCATTGATGTGGAGACTCTCCAAATGTTGTCAGAGGCTGACTTGAAAGACTTAGTGCCAATTATTGGACACCGGGCTAAGCTGACGACACAAATCAAACTTTTGACCAATATAATGTCAAATGCTTTTGAGAAcact tgtACTAATACTACTCCGGACTCAAACAACCAAATAATGCTAATAAATCgcgaacaataa